The following proteins are encoded in a genomic region of Xenopus laevis strain J_2021 chromosome 3L, Xenopus_laevis_v10.1, whole genome shotgun sequence:
- the LOC108710159 gene encoding beta-1,3-galactosyltransferase 2, translated as MAADRKFWRYCKISVIAIFSFSTIYFYITRRDHHHISSPSPNSLELRLQPNNPELKLQPADSPGLPLPLSTRHPLTPPYPYPYKFLLNPEEKCQKQKPFLVLLVIVESHDANTRLTIRETWGNESNYRDVAVVTVFLIGVPLFNVESNQKLLEEEMKTYGDIVQQDFMDTYYNLTLKTLMGMEWISKYCPGVSYVMKIDSDMFLNVEYLVHHLLQPGLPVRQNYITGFIIADTGPIRDKENKWYVPMEVYPNDTYPPYATGAGYVFSADMAKKIYDVAQTIRVVPMEDAFVGICLYELKIPPTDSPPNIFNGYRIDYDLCQFNKLITVHKYEGDEQRRVWTDFWTQRTGCKS; from the coding sequence ATGGCTGCTGACCGTAAATTTTGGAGGTACTGTAAAATTTCAGTCATCGCTATATTCTCATTTTCTACAATCTACTTCTACATTACAAGGAGAGATCATCATCATATCTCATCTCCTTCACCAAACTCTCTGGAACTCAGGCTACAACCAAACAATCCAGAACTCAAGTTACAGCCAGCAGACAGCCCTGGTTTGCCCTTACCTTTGTCTACAAGACATCCATTGACACCCCCTTATCCTTATCCTTATAAGTTCCTCCTGAATCCGGAAGAAAAATGCCAGAAGCAGAAGCCCTTCCTTGTTTTACTTGTGATCGTAGAGAGCCATGATGCCAACACACGATTAACCATTCGGGAAACCTGGGGAAATGAAAGTAACTACAGAGATGTTGCTGTGGTCACTGTTTTCCTTATTGGTGTCCCTCTTTTTAATGTGGAGAGTAATCAGAAACTGTTAGAAGAGGAAATGAAGACCTATGGGGACATAGTACAGCAGGACTTTATGGATACCTATTATAATTTGACTCTTAAAACCCTAATGGGCATGGAGTGGATTTCTAAATATTGTCCTGGTGTCAGTTATGTAATGAAGATCGACAGTGATATGTTTCTCAATGTGGAATATCTTGTCCACCACCTCCTGCAACCAGGATTACCAGTCCGTCAGAACTACATTACAGGATTTATTATAGCCGATACAGGTCCTATAAGAGACAAGGAAAACAAATGGTATGTCCCTATGGAAGTGTATCCTAATGACACCTATCCCCCATATGCCACTGGTGCTGGTTATGTCTTCTCTGCTGATATGGCAAAAAAGATTTATGATGTTGCTCAGACAATTAGGGTTGTGCCAATGGAGGATGCCTTTGTGGGAATCTGTTTGTATGAACTGAAGATCCCACCTACTGACTCACCTCCTAATATATTTAATGGGTACAGGATAGATTACGACCTCTGCCAGTTTAACAAGTTGATCACAGTGCACAAGTATGAGGGGGATGAACAGCGGAGAGTATGGACGGACTTCTGGACTCAGAGGACAGGGTGCAAGAGCTAA